In Luteimonas sp. MC1750, the following proteins share a genomic window:
- a CDS encoding M23 family metallopeptidase → MAGLGARQPLALVAATLVAGAALGASIQSSEVNALRTELATQDAQLEDTRADAQREVNALAARLGELQAEATRLNALGDRLTQVAQLGDGEFDFNSPVGIGGHGPVRDMPAGELREGITGIDADFAAAGGQLSVLEMLLFNRELDKNAVPSRSPVASSYITSGFGRRADPFGGGAAWHKGIDFDARTGDPVLAVADGVVSYSGSRSGYGNVVEIDHGNGYVTRYAHNSRNTVQVGDLVRVGREIAKAGSTGRSTGAHVHFEVWENGRVMNPRKFLGEKH, encoded by the coding sequence ATGGCCGGCCTCGGCGCCCGCCAGCCGCTGGCGCTGGTCGCGGCCACCCTGGTGGCCGGCGCGGCGCTCGGCGCCAGCATCCAGTCCAGCGAGGTCAACGCGCTGCGCACGGAGCTCGCGACCCAGGATGCCCAGCTCGAGGACACCCGCGCCGACGCCCAGCGCGAGGTCAATGCCCTGGCGGCGCGCCTGGGCGAACTGCAGGCCGAGGCCACGCGCCTCAACGCCCTCGGCGACCGCCTGACCCAGGTCGCCCAGCTCGGCGACGGCGAGTTTGATTTCAACAGCCCGGTGGGCATCGGCGGCCATGGCCCGGTGCGCGACATGCCGGCGGGCGAGCTGCGCGAGGGCATCACCGGCATCGACGCCGACTTCGCCGCCGCCGGCGGCCAGCTGTCGGTGCTCGAGATGCTGCTGTTCAACCGCGAGCTCGACAAGAACGCCGTACCCTCGCGTTCGCCGGTGGCCTCCAGCTACATCACCTCCGGCTTCGGCCGCCGCGCCGATCCGTTCGGCGGCGGCGCGGCCTGGCACAAAGGCATCGACTTCGATGCGCGCACCGGTGATCCGGTGCTCGCCGTGGCCGACGGCGTGGTCAGCTATTCCGGTTCGCGCTCGGGCTACGGCAACGTGGTCGAGATCGACCACGGCAACGGCTACGTGACCCGCTACGCGCACAACTCCCGCAACACCGTGCAGGTCGGCGACCTGGTGCGCGTGGGCCGCGAGATCGCCAAGGCCGGCAGCACCGGCCGCAGCACCGGCGCGCACGTGCACTTCGAGGTCTGGGAGAACGGCCGCGTGATGAATCCGCGCAAGTTCCTCGGCGAGAAGCACTGA
- a CDS encoding DciA family protein, giving the protein MASPKGPRAVLDALAADASGRSPIKRALWLDALDRTLRPHLPVSLAAHARLANVDGAKLVYLVDSPLWNASLRLAAPALLDAARSHGLDVRELRVRTTTQPLFPPARVETAIRPLSASAPQGLRDALASLRVPLDDDSDGS; this is encoded by the coding sequence GTGGCTTCCCCCAAAGGTCCGCGCGCCGTCCTCGACGCGCTGGCAGCCGATGCAAGCGGCCGCTCCCCGATCAAGCGCGCGTTGTGGCTCGACGCACTCGACCGCACCCTGCGCCCACATCTTCCGGTTTCACTTGCCGCGCACGCGCGGCTTGCGAATGTGGATGGCGCAAAGCTCGTGTACCTGGTGGATTCGCCACTGTGGAACGCCAGCCTCAGGCTTGCCGCTCCAGCGCTTCTGGACGCCGCCCGTTCGCACGGGCTGGATGTCCGGGAGCTCAGGGTCAGGACGACCACCCAGCCGCTGTTCCCGCCTGCGCGGGTCGAAACGGCCATACGTCCGCTGTCGGCATCCGCACCACAAGGGCTGCGGGATGCCTTGGCGTCGCTGCGTGTCCCCCTGGACGACGACAGCGACGGGTCCTGA